One Mycoplasmoides pneumoniae FH genomic region harbors:
- a CDS encoding mannitol-1-phosphate 5-dehydrogenase yields MKRINVLHFGAGNIGRGVILPIYQQNDFSIDLVELNQNTVNELQKQKQYQVHYLDCDQSQLVNDFNTWNLKDEAKIIELMERADVISTSIGAKNLASLKTLFDKAKFHKRAIVLCFENGFRISSNFKNILQLNNTQVNFVDVVIDTIAPNFEKKANFLDIYCEKYSEIYAETFPLEIKGVNQTNSLDRFIIKKLLLVNALHSVIGLLGFQQKLKYVHETLQVKSNLTFVEKLAQQIIDALCAEYPEFNKNNLLSYGKNNLVRFANPKIQDLNTRLIREPLRKLNQNERFYAIYKLFKKNKIALNNILQVYLMVLKTNITDDTESQQIAKLINEKAWTELAKLSSLEESEWNLIKQELSREITKK; encoded by the coding sequence ATGAAAAGAATTAATGTATTGCACTTTGGCGCTGGTAATATAGGTAGAGGTGTTATATTACCGATTTACCAACAAAATGACTTTTCCATTGATTTAGTGGAATTGAATCAAAATACAGTTAATGAGTTACAAAAGCAAAAACAATACCAAGTTCATTACCTTGATTGTGATCAAAGTCAGTTAGTTAATGACTTTAATACTTGAAACTTAAAGGATGAAGCGAAGATTATTGAACTAATGGAAAGAGCTGATGTTATTTCCACTTCAATAGGTGCTAAAAACTTAGCTAGTTTAAAAACTTTGTTTGACAAAGCTAAGTTCCATAAAAGGGCTATAGTGCTTTGCTTTGAAAACGGCTTTCGGATTAGTTCTAACTTTAAAAACATTTTGCAATTAAATAACACACAAGTAAATTTTGTGGATGTGGTAATCGATACAATTGCACCTAACTTCGAAAAGAAAGCGAATTTCTTGGATATTTATTGCGAGAAGTATTCAGAAATTTATGCTGAAACTTTCCCGCTAGAAATTAAGGGAGTAAATCAAACGAATAGTTTAGATAGATTCATTATTAAAAAACTTTTATTAGTCAATGCACTGCACAGTGTTATTGGACTTTTAGGCTTTCAACAAAAGCTTAAGTATGTACATGAAACATTGCAAGTTAAAAGTAATTTGACTTTTGTAGAAAAATTAGCCCAACAAATTATTGATGCCCTTTGTGCTGAATATCCTGAATTTAATAAAAATAATTTGTTAAGTTATGGCAAAAATAACTTAGTCCGTTTTGCTAATCCCAAGATTCAAGATTTAAACACACGCTTAATTAGGGAACCATTACGTAAACTTAACCAAAATGAACGCTTTTATGCCATTTATAAACTCTTTAAAAAGAATAAGATTGCACTAAATAATATTTTGCAAGTTTATCTGATGGTTTTAAAAACTAATATAACAGATGATACCGAAAGCCAACAAATTGCTAAATTAATAAATGAAAAAGCTTGAACAGAGTTAGCGAAATTATCCAGTTTAGAAGAGTCAGAATGAAACCTAATTAAACAAGAATTAAGCCGTGAAATTACTAAAAAATAA
- a CDS encoding PTS sugar transporter subunit IIA: MKLLKNNIYINVYLKNKQEIFEFVFKKFKEDGAVLDSFLPAIVERDKAASVAIGNYLFLPHPVYDEIANIQKEKMVFIGLKDVINIDGQPIKFICGLALKGEHQMDALQSLAIAFSDPEEVEKLVKDKDLTQDKVLEFLAKHN; this comes from the coding sequence GTGAAATTACTAAAAAATAACATTTACATTAACGTTTATTTAAAAAACAAACAAGAAATTTTTGAATTTGTTTTTAAAAAGTTTAAAGAAGATGGTGCTGTACTAGATAGTTTTTTACCAGCAATTGTGGAACGCGATAAAGCAGCTAGTGTAGCAATTGGTAATTACCTCTTTTTACCCCACCCAGTTTATGACGAAATAGCAAACATTCAAAAAGAAAAAATGGTGTTTATTGGTTTAAAAGATGTAATTAACATTGATGGTCAACCAATTAAATTTATCTGTGGTTTAGCCTTAAAAGGTGAGCACCAAATGGATGCGTTGCAATCTTTAGCAATAGCTTTTTCAGACCCTGAAGAAGTGGAAAAGTTAGTTAAAGATAAGGATTTAACACAAGATAAGGTACTTGAATTTTTAGCAAAACACAACTAA
- a CDS encoding lipoprotein has product MRKKKLLSRISFGSLFLLCGTILSACTWIQANLRNLLKETTGKDFDLSKAIKIPEGRQNLINSLKKSYEVNPKDTTKLLLDAWKQSSEEGKLGIADLDFDQVTNPTEKDPFKNGAKGRAFRHWISKY; this is encoded by the coding sequence ATGCGTAAAAAGAAACTTTTGTCAAGGATTTCCTTCGGTTCTTTGTTTTTGTTATGTGGAACAATATTAAGTGCTTGCACATGGATCCAAGCCAATCTTAGGAATCTTCTTAAAGAAACAACTGGCAAAGATTTTGATTTGTCTAAAGCAATTAAAATTCCGGAAGGTAGGCAAAACCTCATAAATTCTTTAAAGAAATCTTATGAAGTTAATCCAAAAGATACAACAAAGCTATTGTTAGACGCATGAAAACAAAGCTCAGAAGAGGGCAAATTAGGCATTGCGGATCTTGATTTTGACCAAGTAACTAATCCAACAGAAAAAGATCCTTTTAAAAATGGAGCGAAAGGTAGAGCGTTTCGACATTGAATATCGAAGTATTAA
- a CDS encoding DUF16 domain-containing protein, producing MRRNKIELLFNVKVLKKKNGRQKFKILHEVENKPKIPIKIIEDQPESPKPPKTPKPPKPPKGPDNPEEPDSPEEPKETDQPGGPDNPNAGNKKMPTPEEYVTRKEFNEFKDSNNQRLTKIENKVDKLEVKVDKLAEIVQTQGEEIKELKVEQKAQGETLQLILKTLQKMNDRLDRMETRLDKIDSPK from the coding sequence ATGCGCCGCAATAAAATTGAACTTCTTTTTAATGTGAAAGTCCTAAAAAAGAAAAACGGTCGGCAAAAGTTCAAAATACTGCATGAAGTTGAGAATAAGCCAAAAATACCAATTAAAATAATTGAAGATCAACCGGAGTCGCCAAAGCCACCTAAAACTCCTAAACCCCCTAAACCGCCTAAAGGTCCTGACAATCCTGAGGAGCCGGATTCTCCAGAAGAACCCAAAGAAACAGATCAACCAGGTGGTCCCGATAATCCTAATGCAGGAAATAAAAAGATGCCAACACCTGAAGAATACGTAACTCGTAAAGAATTCAACGAATTCAAAGATTCAAACAATCAACGACTTACAAAGATTGAAAATAAGGTTGATAAGTTAGAAGTCAAAGTCGACAAATTAGCTGAAATTGTTCAAACTCAGGGCGAAGAAATCAAAGAACTGAAAGTGGAGCAAAAAGCCCAGGGTGAAACCCTACAGCTAATTTTGAAAACACTGCAAAAGATGAACGATCGTCTGGACAGAATGGAAACTCGCTTAGACAAGATCGATTCGCCCAAATAG
- the ylqF gene encoding ribosome biogenesis GTPase YlqF has product MDTFTSAVKINWFPGHMKKTHDQLKKLASSLDGVIEVVDARAPTLTQNPEITAYFTNKPKLTLALKADLAQTVANSNILWGTLKQGLQLKRLVIKKLQTLFQAKKNQLKAKGLLVHQFRLAVIGMPNVGKSSLINLLLNKNHLQVANRAGVTKSMSWNQISSEFYLSDTPGVFFKRIDEMAVGYKLVLTNVIKREVVPLEDVGAFAFCYLSKHYPQLLPYEGTDFTEFLHKFAISRKLLQKSNQLNINLACELFVSELINGKYGKLSFELD; this is encoded by the coding sequence ATGGATACATTTACCTCTGCAGTCAAGATTAACTGGTTTCCGGGTCACATGAAGAAGACCCATGACCAACTCAAAAAACTAGCTAGTAGTTTAGATGGTGTAATTGAGGTAGTTGATGCGCGTGCACCAACGTTAACCCAAAACCCCGAAATTACGGCTTACTTTACCAATAAACCGAAACTCACTTTAGCTTTAAAGGCTGATTTAGCACAAACAGTGGCTAACTCCAATATTTTATGGGGAACCTTAAAGCAAGGTTTGCAACTTAAACGCTTAGTTATTAAGAAACTGCAAACTTTGTTTCAAGCAAAAAAGAATCAGTTAAAAGCCAAAGGTTTATTAGTGCACCAGTTTCGGTTAGCGGTTATTGGAATGCCCAACGTTGGTAAATCCAGTTTAATTAACTTGTTACTAAATAAAAATCACTTACAGGTAGCTAATCGGGCTGGGGTTACCAAGTCAATGAGTTGAAACCAAATAAGTTCGGAGTTTTATTTGAGCGATACCCCAGGAGTCTTCTTTAAACGAATTGATGAAATGGCTGTTGGTTACAAGTTAGTTTTAACTAACGTTATTAAAAGGGAAGTAGTCCCTTTGGAAGATGTAGGTGCGTTTGCTTTTTGTTATTTAAGCAAACATTATCCGCAATTGTTACCATATGAAGGTACAGACTTCACTGAGTTTTTACATAAATTTGCTATCAGTCGTAAGTTGTTGCAAAAATCGAATCAGCTCAACATTAATTTAGCGTGCGAACTGTTTGTTAGTGAACTGATAAACGGGAAGTACGGTAAACTGAGTTTTGAGTTAGATTAG
- a CDS encoding YitT family protein, whose protein sequence is MDWLKRWFTRKDQDKTETTSASKRAKITSSLLMFSALYEAKKPLKYTIVYILALVNAFFLLVFIQQTGLYSFGISSLTQGFARLLFVLLKNLEDGQRNLVFNIFYWLFYVIVNIPLIIFSYKKIGKRFTILSTHYVVASNVFGFIFSIIPGANQLPSMLSAVHHTEFWEAAKKAEGVDQSALFVPFLWNDTSQGNVIISTFIYAGIYGFVNGTSLAILYILGSCAGGADFLTQYFARKKNRSVGPILFYVNTFILIIAILMGSFVAGSIVLQDIPDYKKSAWQVNLFFSPNLIATFFSVLFTGTVVSHLFPRYNFAEIKVFTDKIEEVRLALLNDKATHSLSIQETMGGYSLAKKRMIVSVTMYVEIPNLIRIIRKIDKDCLVSITRIRGIDGYIYLCSQD, encoded by the coding sequence ATGGATTGACTGAAAAGGTGATTCACAAGGAAGGATCAAGACAAAACTGAAACTACTTCAGCTTCTAAAAGGGCCAAGATTACTAGTTCGCTGTTGATGTTTAGTGCCCTTTATGAGGCTAAAAAACCTTTAAAGTACACAATTGTCTACATCCTGGCTTTAGTGAACGCCTTCTTTTTGCTGGTGTTTATCCAACAAACGGGATTGTACAGCTTTGGGATTAGTTCGCTAACCCAAGGTTTTGCGCGTTTACTGTTTGTCTTGTTGAAGAACCTCGAAGATGGACAACGCAACCTAGTGTTCAACATCTTTTACTGGCTGTTTTATGTAATAGTCAACATTCCCCTGATTATTTTTTCTTACAAAAAAATTGGGAAACGTTTCACCATTCTGTCAACCCATTACGTGGTCGCTTCCAACGTCTTTGGTTTTATCTTTAGTATTATTCCGGGGGCTAATCAATTGCCATCGATGTTGTCCGCAGTGCACCACACTGAATTTTGGGAAGCTGCAAAAAAAGCTGAAGGTGTTGATCAAAGCGCGTTATTTGTACCGTTCTTATGAAATGATACTTCACAAGGCAATGTCATTATTTCGACCTTTATTTATGCCGGGATCTATGGTTTTGTTAACGGTACGAGTTTAGCAATCCTCTACATCTTGGGATCTTGTGCTGGGGGTGCCGATTTCCTAACGCAATACTTTGCGAGAAAGAAAAACCGCTCCGTGGGGCCAATTCTCTTTTATGTCAATACCTTTATTTTGATCATTGCGATCTTAATGGGTTCGTTTGTCGCTGGCAGTATTGTGCTCCAAGATATTCCCGATTACAAAAAAAGTGCTTGACAGGTTAACCTTTTCTTTTCACCCAACTTAATCGCCACTTTCTTTTCGGTGTTATTTACGGGTACAGTAGTGAGTCACCTTTTCCCAAGGTATAACTTTGCTGAAATTAAGGTCTTTACTGACAAGATTGAAGAAGTGAGGTTGGCTCTGCTCAACGATAAAGCGACTCACAGTCTGTCCATTCAAGAAACGATGGGTGGATACTCATTAGCCAAAAAACGGATGATAGTTTCAGTAACTATGTATGTGGAAATTCCTAACCTCATCCGCATCATCCGGAAAATTGACAAAGATTGTTTAGTATCAATTACAAGGATCCGAGGGATCGATGGATACATTTACCTCTGCAGTCAAGATTAA
- the rplS gene encoding 50S ribosomal protein L19, translating into MKKINKQALIDLVEQKQLKAYVPEFSAGDEVNVAIKLKEKEKVRIQNFTGTVLRRRGKGISETFIVRKTTDGIPIEKNFQIHNPNISIELKRRGKVRRAYISYMRERSGKAAKIKERKQ; encoded by the coding sequence ATGAAAAAAATAAATAAACAAGCTTTAATAGATTTAGTAGAACAAAAGCAATTAAAGGCTTATGTGCCTGAGTTTAGCGCTGGTGACGAAGTGAATGTTGCCATCAAACTTAAAGAAAAGGAAAAGGTCAGAATCCAAAACTTTACGGGAACTGTCCTACGCCGTCGTGGTAAAGGTATTAGTGAAACCTTCATTGTGCGTAAAACCACTGATGGTATTCCGATTGAAAAAAACTTCCAAATTCATAACCCTAATATTTCAATTGAATTGAAAAGACGGGGTAAAGTAAGACGCGCTTACATTTCATATATGCGTGAGCGCTCTGGTAAAGCTGCCAAAATTAAAGAGCGAAAACAATAG